In the genome of Candidatus Rokuibacteriota bacterium, the window ACGGCCCGCCCTACGCCAACGGCCACATCCACATGGGCACGGCGCTCAACAAGATCCTGAAGGACTTCATCGTCAAGTCCCGCACCATGCTCGGGCAGAACGCGGTGTACGTCCCCGGCTGGGACTGCCACGGCCTGCCCATCGAGCACCAGGTGGACAAGGAGCTGGGGCTCGACACGGCCTCGCTGGACGTGCGCCGCGCCATGGATCCCGTGGAGAAGATCCGCCGTTGCCGCGAGTACGCCGCCAAGTTCATCGACATCCAGCGGGACGAGTTCCGCCGCCTGGGGGTGTTCGGCGACTGGAAGCATCCCTACATCACGATGGAGCCGGCCTACCAGGCCACCATCGTCCGCGAGTTCGGGCGCTTCGTGGGGCGCGGGATGGTCTACAAGGGGCTCAAGCCCGTGCACTGGTGCATGCACTGCAAGACGGCGCTGGCCCAGGCCGAGGTCGAGTACGAGGGCCAGACCACCCCGTCGGTATACGTCAAGTTCCCCGTGAAGGCGCCGAGCCCGGCCCTGGCGCGGGCGCTCGGGGGCCGGGCCGCGTCGCTCGTCATCTGGACCACGACGCCCTGGACGCTCCCGGCCAACCTCGCCATCGCCATCCACCCCGGCGAGACCTACACGGCCATCGAGGTGGACGGGGAGTGGCTCATCGTGGCGCAGGCCCTGGCCGAGCCCGTGGGCTGGCTCGACGGAGTCCGCGGCCGCGCCCAGGCCGCGCCCCTGTCACTCACCGGCGAGGCGCTCGAGGGCACGCTGGCCCGCCACCCGTGGATCGAGCGAGAGGTGCCCGTGATCCCCGCCGACTTCGTCGCCATGGATGCCGGCACGGGGCTCGTCCACATCGCCCCCGGCCACGGCGAGGAGGACTACGAGCTGGGGCGCAAGGCGGGCCTCCAGGTCTACAACCCCGTGGACGACGACGGGCGCTTCACGCCCGAAGTCGCGCATTTCGGCGGACTCACGGTGTGGGAGGCCAACCCCCGGATCATCGAGCACCTGCGGCGGGCGGGCGCACTCGTGGCGTCGGTCGAGTTCGAGCACACCTATCCGCACTGCTGGCGCTGCAAGAACCCCACCCTCTTCCTCGCCACGGAGCAGTGGTTCATCGCGCTCGACAAGACGGGGCTCCGCCAGAAGACGCTCGAGGCCATCCGGCGCGACGTCCGGTGGATTCCGCCCTGGGGCGAGGAGCGCATCTTCAACATGGTGGCCCACCGCCCCGAGTGGGTGATCTCCCGCCAGCGCGTCTGGGGCGTGCCGATCGTCGCCTTCTACTGCGAGCGGTGCGGCGGCCTCCTGCTGGAGGAGCGCCTCGTCGAGCACGTGGCGGCCATCATGAGAGCCGGCCGGGGCGCCGACGAGTGGCACGCGCGCGAGGCGGTGGATCTCTTGCCGGCGGGCACCGTCTGCGGCGCCTGCGGCGGGGCGGCCTTCCGCAAGGAGACGGACATCCTGGATGTGTGGTTCGACTCCGGCTGCAGCCACGCGGCGGTGCTCGAGACGCGGCCCGACCTGCGCTGGCCGGCCGACATGTATCTCGAGGGCTCGGACCAGCACCGGGGCTGGTTCCACTCCTCCCTCCTGGAGGCCGTCGGCACCCGCGACAGGCCGCCCTATCGCTCCGTCCTCACTCACGGCTTCGTGGTGGACGGCGAGGGCCGGAAGATGTCCAAGTCGCAGGGCAACTACGTGACGCCCGAGGAGCTGCTCCCGAAGTACGGGGCCGAGGTGCTCCGGCTCTGGGTCGCCGCCGAGGACTACACGGAGGATATCCGCCTCTCGGACGAGATCCTGACCCGGCTGGCGGAGGCCTACCGCCGGGTGCGCAACACCTGCCGCTTCCTGCTGGGGGCGCTGGCCGATTTCGACCCGGACCGCGACCGCATCTCCTATGCCCGGATGGACGAGCTGGACCGCTGGGCCCTGCTGAGGCTCGGCGAGCTCATCGCGCGGGTGCGCAAGGCGTACGACGCCTACGAGTTCCACGTGGTGTTCCATGCCGCCCACAACTTCTGCGCCGTGGAGCTCTCGGCGCTCTACCTCGACATCATCAAGGACCGTCTCTACGTCTCCGCCCCCGACGACCCGCGGCGCCGCGCGGCCCAGACCGTCTGCTTCGAGGTGCTGACGGCCCTGACCCGGCTGCTGGCGCCCATCCTCACCTTCACGGCGGACGAGGTCTGGTCGCATATCCCCGGCAGCGGCAAGCCCTCGAGCGTGCACCTGACGCTGTTTCCCGAGGAGCGGGGCGAGTGGCTCGACGAGCAGCTCGCCGCCGACTGGGACCGGCTGCTGGAGGTGCGCGGCGAGGTCTCCCGCGCCCTCGAGGGGGCGCGCAAGGCCGGCCGTATCGGCAAGGGCCTCGACGCCGTCGTGTACGTCGTCACCGCGCCGGAGGAGCAGTGGCTGCCGCTGCTGGAGAGCAAGGGCGAAGGGCTCCTCGCGGCGCTCTTCAACGTCTCCGGCGTCAAGGTCAAGCAGGGGCCGCCCGCCGGCGCCGGGCTCGCCCACGAGAGCCAGGACATCCCCGGGCTCCTGCTGACGGTGGTGGCGGCCCAGGGGCTCGGCTGGAGGAAGTGCGAGCGCTGCTGGATGTGGACGGGGCATGTCGGCGAGGACGCCGCCCACCCGACCCTCTGCGAGCGCTGCGCCCCCGTCGTCCGCTCGCTCATGACATGAAGCTCGTCTGCTGGCTCGCCGGGGTGATCCTGGTGCTCGACCAGCTCACCAAGGCGGTGGCCCTGTGGCGCCTGGCGCCCGGCGTGCCGGTGCCGGTGCTGGAGGGCCTCTTCTCCCTCACGCTCGTCATGAACCCGGGGCTGGCCTTCGGCATGCTGTCCAGCGCCCCCGACGGCTGGCGGTGGATCGCCGGGATGCTCTCGCTCGTCGCGCTCGCGATCCTCTCCGTGATCGCCGCCCGCCTCCTGCCCACGGGCGGCGTCTGGACGGCGCTGTCGCTCGGCCTCGTCTTCGGCGGCGCGGCCGGGAACCTCATCGACCGGGTCCGCTTCGGCGCCGTGGTGGACTTCCTGGACTTCTACTGGCGCGGCTACCACTGGCCGGCCTTCAACGTGGCGGACTCGGCCATCACGGTGGGCGTGGCCCTCCTCGCGCTCCGCATGATGCTCACGCCCACCGCCCCGTCCGACCGCGCGCCCCGCTGACGGGGTAGTCAAGTGTGTTGTTGCCGCTATGGTTGATCCGCCACGGACGGAAGGGGGCGGCCCGCATGACGTCTTCACGATCGCTCGGGCCGACCGCACCAACCGCGCCGCCCCGGAAGCCGCGGGGGCGCAGATGATACACCGCGGGGCCACGCGGGAGAACACGGCCCGCGGGGAGTGGCTGTCCTCGCGAACCTCGCAGGAACTCAGGGCCGCCAACCCCGACGTCAGCCGTGGCGCCTCGTGTTACATAGACCGATCTTCCCCTCGTAACGCAGTTCCAGTGATATCAGGTTAGCCGGCCCATCCGAAATCGGGGAGAGTGAGCGGATCATGGAGGAACGACCGAAGCCTCCCGGCCTCGTCTCTGACTGGACCACCTTGCGCGATGCCTACGAGGCGATGACGTGCGATTCCGGACACCGATGGGTATATCGAGGGCAACGAGACTCACAGTGGGGCCTTCGCTCAAGCCTTGAGCGCGCATTGACGCGCTTCCATCGTCCACTCGAGGATACGCCTTTCGTCGAACGTTGGCTGGTGGCTGAATTCAAGCGCCATGCCCATCGCTACAACACAGAGACACCCCACGACGATGACATCTTCCGCTGGCTGGCGCTGATGCAGCATCACGGTGCGCCAACTCGATTACTCGACTTCAGCTACTCGTTCTACGTCGCGGCCTTCTTCGCGGTCGAGCGCGCCGGCCTTGGCGATCGCTGCGCCATCTGGGCGATCGACCAAGCGTGGTGTTGGGATCGCGCGAAGCAGCGGCTGCCCGGTCATCTCATTGGAGCGATTGAGCTCGATCCGACAAGAGGCAAGACGCCCGCAATTCAGACCAAGGTGCTTGAGAATCAAGTATGCGCAGTGATGCCAGACAATCCCTTCTTTCTCGACGAGCGACTGGCGGTTCAGCAAGGCGTGTTCCTAGTTCCGCTTGACGTCACGAAGTCATTCATGCACAACCTCTTCGGCTCAGCGGATCGGCACGAAGCCCCTGGCTACGTTCACAAGTTCGAGATTTGCGTGACTGAGGCATTCTTGCTTGGCGCGCTGTCCGACCTGAAGCGCATGAACATATCCCGGGTCAGCCTTTTTCCGGGACTCGACGGTCTTGCTGGGAGTCTAGGAGTGCGAATTGCCACTGATACCGCGTAACGTTCGTCGGGCTACTCAGTCAAGGCCGTCTGACGACACGTTCGACCGGACCGCTGGCTCGCGTTCGCTCGCCGCGGCCGGTCAACGTGGGCGTTGGGCCGGCAAGGGCGGAGCTACAGGTGCTCAAGGAGGCGGTCATACTGGGCGTGCGTGCCGATCCAGAACCACGTGATCTCCTCATCCTCCAGAAGCCCGACGGCACGGTATCCGAGGGTCACGCGGACCGAGTAAATGGGGTCGCGGTCGTGAACCTTCTTGAAGTGGAGGCTTGGATGTCGGGCGTCCTCGCGGAACAGCCGATAGGCCTTCCGAGCGAGTCCCCTGATCTCAGGTGGCAGCTCGCCATACGCCGCCCAGAAGCGCGGCGTCGCGCGAGATCTCACAGCTTGTCGGGGTCGAGTTCCGTCGCTCGGCCGGCTGAGCGCTCAACCCGGGCCTCGGCGGCGAGCTTGCTCAGAGCGTCCTGTGAGCTCGCGAACTGGCGCGCCCAGTGTTCGTCGTCCCGGAGCTCGTCGAGCAGCCACTGGGCGATCCGGTCCTGTTCGTCGGCCGGGAGCGTTGCGAGTTTGGCGATGGCAGCGTCCAGCGCTCGGGTCATCAGACGCAGTATACAGTGCTCGGCGGCGCGGCCCAACCCCGCAGTGCACCGGCCCGGGGCTCGCGTTGCTCACCCCGGCCGCTGAGCGCCGGCGTTGGGCGCCGGGTCAAGTCAAGGGAGGCGTGATTGCGCTTCGAATGGAATCCCCGCAAGGCGGCGGAGAACCTTGTCGGACACGGCGTCTCGTTCGAAGAAGCGGCAACGGTGTTCCGCGACGCCCTGTCAGCAACCGGCGCAGACCCCGACCGTTCTTTCGACGAAGAACGGTTCGTCACCTTCGGCATCTCAACCGGGGCCGCCTTCTGGCCGTCGCTCACACCGACCGTGGCGATACAATCAGGATCATCAGTGCGCGCCCAGCGACACCAAGCGAAAGGAACATCTATGAAGAAAGCTAGCCGAAGGGTGGTTGAGGATCTGCGACCCGAGTACAAGCGCTCCGACTTTGGGACGCCGGCTCGCGGCAAGTACGTACAGCGGGTCATTGAAGCCACGAATGTGGTCGTCCTCGATCCGAGGTTGCCAAGGCGTTTCCAAATGATCGCGCCGTCAATAGGGCGCTCCGCGGACTGCTTCGTGATCGCAAGCCCTCCGCTCGCCCAACTCCCCGTTCAACCCGGCCGCGCTGCGAGCGGCGCGCCGGTTAACGGTGCGTTGGGCCGCATCGCCAGTTCGACCGGGTGCAGTCCGGGGAGGTCGGTGGATGCAGTCACCCGCCCTTGTGATACCGTTCGGGTATATGGCTGACCCAGCGCGCGGACTCGAATCGAGTGCCCTGAAGCTCTCGCGCCGGGACCGCGGCCGCCTCGTGCAACGCCTCCTCTCCAGCCTCGATCAGGAAGCAGATGCGGGTGCTGACCAACTGTGGCTTGAGGAGGCGGAGCGTCGCCTGGGCAGCTCAAGTCCGGAAAGGAGTGAAGGGGATCGCCCTGGTCCGCCTGCGGAGCGGGACGATCCGCCGGGCGGAAGTGCACCGGCATGAGGCGCCCGGCATCGGGAGGAAGGAGATGAAGCGCAAGCGCTATGTCGACAAGACCTCGTAAGCCACGTCGTCGTCCGACGGTCAGGTTCGTGGTGTGCGTAGAGAACTCCGAGTGTCCAGCGTCGTTGGAGTTGCACAAGATCTATTGCGTCCTCCCCGATCGGGACGCGGCACGGGAGGGCGACCTCCGGATCGTGGACGCGAGCGGTGGGGACTATCTCTACCCAGGGGAATGGATCGACGCTGTTGAAGTCCCGCGTCGGGCCAGAGCCTCACTCCTTCGCCGGCCGGCTCGGCTTCGACCCGCATAGCGCTGGTTCGAGCCACGGTCAGCCGCGCCACCGTGCAGGTGCTCAATCTCCGTCGTCATGTCGCGGTCAGTCACGGGAGGCCCGGCTGGCGAGCTCGCGAGGACGGCCGTTGAAGACCTGGGCCGACACGGTCGCCCATGCCGAGGCCGGGACGCGGCTCGACCGATGGCTGGCCGGGCGTCTCCCGGATCTCTCCCGCACGCGGCTCCGGGCGCTGATCGAGGGCGGCGAGGTGCGCGTGGGCGGGCATGCCGTCAAGGCGGCGCGCCGGCTCCGGGCGGGCGAGCGCGTGGAGGTCCTCATCCCTCCGCCGCCGCCCGAGAGCATGGCTCCGGAGGCGATCCCGCTCCGCATCGTCTTCGAGGACGAGGACGTGCTGGTGGTGGACAAGCCCGCGGGGATGGTGACGCATCCGGGGGCGGGGCAGCGCTCAGGCACGCTGGCGGCGGCGGCGCTGGCCCATGCCCCCGGCATCGCGGGGGTCGGGGGCCCCGGCCGGCCCGGGATCGTCCACCGGCTGGACAAGGGCACGTCCGGCCTGATCGTCCTGGCGAAGACGCAGCGCGCCTATGGCGCGCTCACCTCGCAGCTCGCGCGGCGCAGCGTCAG includes:
- the ileS gene encoding isoleucine--tRNA ligase, whose product is MDYKSTLNLPKTAFPMKANLPKLEPEMLERWEAADIYGRIRQASARRPLWILHDGPPYANGHIHMGTALNKILKDFIVKSRTMLGQNAVYVPGWDCHGLPIEHQVDKELGLDTASLDVRRAMDPVEKIRRCREYAAKFIDIQRDEFRRLGVFGDWKHPYITMEPAYQATIVREFGRFVGRGMVYKGLKPVHWCMHCKTALAQAEVEYEGQTTPSVYVKFPVKAPSPALARALGGRAASLVIWTTTPWTLPANLAIAIHPGETYTAIEVDGEWLIVAQALAEPVGWLDGVRGRAQAAPLSLTGEALEGTLARHPWIEREVPVIPADFVAMDAGTGLVHIAPGHGEEDYELGRKAGLQVYNPVDDDGRFTPEVAHFGGLTVWEANPRIIEHLRRAGALVASVEFEHTYPHCWRCKNPTLFLATEQWFIALDKTGLRQKTLEAIRRDVRWIPPWGEERIFNMVAHRPEWVISRQRVWGVPIVAFYCERCGGLLLEERLVEHVAAIMRAGRGADEWHAREAVDLLPAGTVCGACGGAAFRKETDILDVWFDSGCSHAAVLETRPDLRWPADMYLEGSDQHRGWFHSSLLEAVGTRDRPPYRSVLTHGFVVDGEGRKMSKSQGNYVTPEELLPKYGAEVLRLWVAAEDYTEDIRLSDEILTRLAEAYRRVRNTCRFLLGALADFDPDRDRISYARMDELDRWALLRLGELIARVRKAYDAYEFHVVFHAAHNFCAVELSALYLDIIKDRLYVSAPDDPRRRAAQTVCFEVLTALTRLLAPILTFTADEVWSHIPGSGKPSSVHLTLFPEERGEWLDEQLAADWDRLLEVRGEVSRALEGARKAGRIGKGLDAVVYVVTAPEEQWLPLLESKGEGLLAALFNVSGVKVKQGPPAGAGLAHESQDIPGLLLTVVAAQGLGWRKCERCWMWTGHVGEDAAHPTLCERCAPVVRSLMT
- a CDS encoding FRG domain-containing protein; the encoded protein is MEERPKPPGLVSDWTTLRDAYEAMTCDSGHRWVYRGQRDSQWGLRSSLERALTRFHRPLEDTPFVERWLVAEFKRHAHRYNTETPHDDDIFRWLALMQHHGAPTRLLDFSYSFYVAAFFAVERAGLGDRCAIWAIDQAWCWDRAKQRLPGHLIGAIELDPTRGKTPAIQTKVLENQVCAVMPDNPFFLDERLAVQQGVFLVPLDVTKSFMHNLFGSADRHEAPGYVHKFEICVTEAFLLGALSDLKRMNISRVSLFPGLDGLAGSLGVRIATDTA
- a CDS encoding addiction module protein, with translation MADPARGLESSALKLSRRDRGRLVQRLLSSLDQEADAGADQLWLEEAERRLGSSSPERSEGDRPGPPAERDDPPGGSAPA
- a CDS encoding RluA family pseudouridine synthase: MKTWADTVAHAEAGTRLDRWLAGRLPDLSRTRLRALIEGGEVRVGGHAVKAARRLRAGERVEVLIPPPPPESMAPEAIPLRIVFEDEDVLVVDKPAGMVTHPGAGQRSGTLAAAALAHAPGIAGVGGPGRPGIVHRLDKGTSGLIVLAKTQRAYGALTSQLARRSVSRRYLCLVHGAVRSASGVIDAPLARDPRSRTRMAVARVGTGKRAVTRYTVLERFPDVSFLECRLETGRTHQIRVHLASLGHPLLGDETYGRRRSASVSDPELARLIRELDGVALHAAGLAFIHPGSGTPVELVSPLPDRMERLLCRLRDRAP
- the lspA gene encoding signal peptidase II, which encodes MKLVCWLAGVILVLDQLTKAVALWRLAPGVPVPVLEGLFSLTLVMNPGLAFGMLSSAPDGWRWIAGMLSLVALAILSVIAARLLPTGGVWTALSLGLVFGGAAGNLIDRVRFGAVVDFLDFYWRGYHWPAFNVADSAITVGVALLALRMMLTPTAPSDRAPR